One window of the Chryseobacterium camelliae genome contains the following:
- the pyk gene encoding pyruvate kinase — MNKYLKKTKIIATLGPASSSREVMLGLMKAGVDIFRINFSHADYDLVRSNIDIIRDLNREYGFSVGILGDLQGPKLRVGVVKEGSYLNPGDILTFTNEKIEGDSTKVYMTYQQFPQDVQVGERILIDDGKLVLEVTETNMIDTVKAKTIQGGPLSSKKGVNLPNTNVSLPALTDKDIQDANFMLDMEVDWIALSFVRHAQDIIDLKELISKHPNGIFKTPIIAKIEKPEGVKNIDEILLECDGLMVARGDLGVEVPMEEVPAIQKTLVEKARFYSKPVIIATQMMETMINSLTPTRAEVNDVANSVLDGADAVMLSGETSVGRYPVQVVENMAKIVKNIEMTHFYQHKNEPIEKDFNCIDERFITNRVCLAAVRIAKTTNVSAIVTLTSSGYTAFQLSAHRPNSHIIVYSGNKKVITMLNLLWGVHAYYYDMKKSTDETIIQVNMLTHNYGYIESGDFVININATPSYEGGKTNTLRLTTV, encoded by the coding sequence ATGAATAAGTATTTAAAGAAAACAAAAATTATTGCGACACTTGGGCCGGCTTCATCATCAAGAGAAGTCATGTTAGGATTAATGAAGGCAGGTGTTGATATTTTCAGAATAAATTTTTCACATGCAGATTACGACCTGGTTCGAAGCAATATAGACATCATCAGAGATCTTAACAGAGAGTACGGATTTTCTGTAGGGATCCTGGGAGACCTTCAGGGTCCTAAACTGAGAGTAGGTGTAGTAAAGGAAGGTTCATACCTGAACCCGGGAGATATCCTTACCTTCACCAATGAGAAAATAGAAGGGGACTCTACCAAAGTGTATATGACATACCAACAATTCCCTCAGGACGTACAGGTAGGTGAAAGAATCCTTATCGACGACGGGAAACTGGTACTGGAAGTAACCGAAACCAACATGATTGATACGGTAAAGGCCAAGACCATCCAGGGAGGACCGTTAAGCTCTAAAAAAGGGGTTAACCTTCCGAACACTAATGTTTCGCTTCCTGCACTGACAGACAAAGACATTCAGGATGCCAACTTCATGCTGGATATGGAAGTAGATTGGATCGCTCTTTCTTTCGTGCGTCATGCCCAGGATATCATCGACCTTAAAGAACTGATCTCCAAGCACCCGAACGGAATATTCAAGACTCCGATCATTGCCAAAATTGAAAAGCCGGAAGGCGTAAAAAATATCGACGAAATCTTACTGGAGTGCGACGGACTGATGGTTGCCCGTGGAGATTTAGGAGTGGAGGTTCCGATGGAAGAAGTTCCTGCCATCCAGAAAACACTGGTGGAAAAAGCAAGGTTTTATTCCAAGCCGGTGATCATTGCCACCCAGATGATGGAAACCATGATCAACAGCTTAACGCCTACCAGAGCGGAAGTAAATGACGTAGCCAACTCCGTACTGGATGGTGCCGATGCGGTAATGCTTTCCGGTGAGACTTCTGTAGGAAGATATCCGGTACAGGTTGTGGAAAACATGGCAAAAATCGTTAAGAACATTGAAATGACGCATTTTTACCAGCATAAGAATGAACCGATTGAAAAGGACTTCAACTGCATCGACGAAAGGTTCATTACGAACAGGGTATGCCTTGCTGCGGTAAGAATTGCCAAGACGACGAATGTTTCTGCCATCGTTACCTTAACGAGTTCAGGATATACGGCATTCCAGCTTTCAGCACACCGGCCGAATTCCCATATCATCGTATACAGCGGTAACAAAAAGGTCATCACCATGCTGAACCTTCTTTGGGGCGTTCACGCCTATTATTACGACATGAAGAAATCTACCGATGAAACCATTATCCAGGTGAATATGCTGACGCATAATTACGGATATATCGAAAGTGGTGACTTCGTGATCAACATCAATGCTACGCCATCGTATGAAGGAGGTAAAACCAATACCCTTCGTTTAACGACAGTATAG
- a CDS encoding aldehyde dehydrogenase family protein, producing the protein MDQLIENKILKADLAFNEWKRVPFEERQKLIAKAAALLFADAEKFGKIITTEMNKPIAQSVAEVEKCVLMMNYYAEAENILKPEKVDSEFHYSEIQYVPKGVILGVMPWNFPFWQVLRFAVPAILAGNTVVLKHASICFGSGNAIEQVFLEAGFPEGIFQNLEVGHGEVKEILEHKAIHGVSLTGSEKAGGEVASIAGQNIKKSLLELGGSDAFIVLSDADLDEAAKVGAQARLQNCGQTCVAAKRFIIEEKIEEEFLPKFIEEYKKFVPGDPMDKETKISGMARADLADDLEKQFNKALENGAEIILPLERVSENAFNPGLIRVNPGNPILKEELFGPLGMVLTARNDEEAVKIANDIPFGLSNSVWTKDQERQRLFIENLEAGTVNINRMTSSDPRFPFGGTKSSGYGTELSLLALREFVTPRTIVGN; encoded by the coding sequence ATGGATCAATTGATTGAAAATAAAATCCTCAAAGCGGATCTGGCCTTCAACGAATGGAAAAGAGTGCCTTTTGAAGAAAGACAGAAACTGATCGCTAAGGCAGCAGCCTTGCTGTTCGCCGATGCTGAAAAGTTCGGGAAAATCATTACTACTGAAATGAATAAACCGATTGCACAGTCGGTAGCAGAAGTAGAGAAATGTGTTCTGATGATGAACTATTATGCCGAAGCTGAAAACATCCTGAAACCTGAGAAAGTAGATTCCGAATTCCACTATTCCGAGATTCAGTATGTGCCTAAAGGGGTGATCTTGGGTGTAATGCCGTGGAATTTTCCTTTCTGGCAGGTACTCAGGTTTGCGGTTCCCGCCATTCTTGCCGGCAATACCGTAGTGCTGAAACATGCATCGATCTGCTTTGGCAGTGGCAATGCCATTGAGCAGGTATTCCTGGAAGCAGGTTTTCCCGAAGGGATTTTCCAGAACCTTGAGGTAGGGCACGGGGAAGTCAAAGAAATTCTCGAACATAAAGCCATCCATGGAGTCAGCCTTACCGGAAGTGAAAAAGCGGGTGGGGAGGTTGCTTCCATTGCAGGGCAGAACATTAAAAAATCTTTGCTGGAGCTGGGCGGAAGCGATGCCTTTATCGTATTGAGCGATGCTGATCTTGACGAAGCAGCTAAAGTAGGCGCACAGGCCAGGTTACAGAACTGCGGACAGACATGTGTGGCTGCCAAACGTTTTATCATCGAGGAAAAAATCGAGGAAGAATTCCTGCCGAAGTTTATTGAGGAGTATAAGAAGTTTGTTCCGGGAGACCCCATGGATAAGGAAACTAAAATTTCCGGTATGGCGAGGGCAGACCTTGCGGATGATCTGGAAAAGCAATTCAACAAAGCCCTGGAAAACGGAGCGGAAATCATCCTGCCTCTGGAAAGGGTATCCGAGAATGCCTTTAACCCGGGACTGATCCGGGTCAATCCGGGAAATCCTATTTTGAAAGAGGAGCTTTTCGGGCCTTTAGGTATGGTACTGACCGCCCGGAATGACGAAGAAGCAGTTAAGATTGCCAATGACATTCCTTTCGGGCTTTCCAATTCGGTATGGACAAAAGACCAGGAACGCCAGAGATTATTCATTGAGAACCTGGAAGCCGGTACCGTTAATATCAACAGAATGACCAGCTCCGACCCGCGTTTCCCTTTCGGCGGCACCAAGTCCTCCGGATACGGAACGGAGCTTTCTTTGCTGGCTTTACGTGAGTTTGTCACGCCAAGGACCATAGTAGGCAACTGA
- the hutG gene encoding formimidoylglutamase: protein MIWQGRLDGEELLHHRIFQRVRQETDYDAVSKGDFVLHGFAVDEGVQRNKGRVGAKDAPDIIRKNMSNFPVILPDFSLLDFGNMSCEGGNLEQAQADLAKKVSKVLLKGARSLVLGGGHEVMYGHYLGVKTAFPEQKVGIINIDAHFDNRMPEQGTGASSGTGFWQVAQEGNIHSLHIGIQRNSNTLKLFDTAHQYGMKYILADELFFENLPSVYQRINDLFESVDVVYLTICMDVFNASIAPGVSASAYNGIFTDAAFMHFYRHILKQEKLVALDVAEVNPLYDIQDRTARLAASLVNEWLMV from the coding sequence ATGATTTGGCAAGGCAGATTAGACGGTGAAGAGCTTCTTCATCACAGGATATTTCAAAGGGTAAGGCAGGAAACTGATTATGATGCAGTCTCAAAAGGCGACTTCGTATTGCATGGCTTTGCCGTTGACGAAGGTGTCCAACGCAATAAAGGCAGAGTAGGAGCTAAGGATGCTCCAGACATCATCAGAAAAAATATGTCCAACTTCCCGGTAATCCTTCCGGATTTCTCCCTGCTGGATTTCGGCAATATGAGCTGTGAAGGCGGAAACCTGGAACAGGCTCAGGCTGATCTGGCTAAAAAAGTATCCAAAGTACTGCTTAAAGGTGCCCGTTCCCTTGTTCTGGGAGGTGGTCATGAAGTGATGTATGGTCATTATCTGGGTGTTAAAACGGCTTTTCCCGAACAGAAAGTGGGAATCATCAACATCGATGCCCATTTTGACAACCGTATGCCTGAACAGGGTACAGGAGCGAGTTCCGGTACCGGATTCTGGCAGGTAGCACAGGAAGGCAACATTCATTCACTGCATATTGGCATCCAGCGGAATTCCAATACTTTGAAATTGTTTGATACCGCACATCAGTACGGTATGAAGTATATCCTGGCTGACGAACTGTTTTTTGAAAACCTTCCATCGGTATACCAGCGCATCAATGACCTGTTTGAATCTGTGGATGTGGTCTATCTTACCATTTGCATGGATGTTTTCAATGCTTCTATTGCTCCCGGGGTTTCGGCCTCTGCTTATAATGGCATTTTTACGGATGCTGCCTTCATGCATTTTTACAGGCATATCCTGAAGCAGGAAAAACTTGTGGCACTGGACGTAGCAGAAGTAAATCCTCTGTATGATATCCAGGACCGGACAGCCCGCCTGGCAGCCTCACTGGTAAACGAATGGCTGATGGTATAA
- the hutI gene encoding imidazolonepropionase, whose translation MKLIGPFKQILTLANLPLRGNLSDEQLDIITDGGILVENGKILKTGKFDALQSENPDIETEKIEGEQVALPAFTDSHTHICFGGNRANDFAMRNAGKSYLEIAEIGGGIWSSVQHTREASEDMLMDTLMQRIEFLVSLGITTIEIKSGYGLDKDNELKMLRIIKKAQQKTEATLVPTCLSAHLKPRDYNGSNEEYLNYILTEILPEVKKENLADRVDIFIEKSAFQPEESREFLLKTKALGFEITVHADQFTPGSSRIAVEVGAKSADHLEATIEEDIAYLAQSDTVATALPGASLGLGEKFTPARKLLDAGAILAIASDWNPGSAPMGNLIAQASILATYEKLTTAEVLAGITFRSAYALGLKDRGRLVEGMKADFITFATGNFQNVLYYQGSLKPEKVYISGNESKR comes from the coding sequence ATGAAATTAATAGGACCTTTTAAACAGATACTGACCCTGGCGAACCTGCCCCTGAGAGGGAACCTGTCCGATGAGCAGCTTGATATCATTACCGATGGAGGCATTCTGGTCGAGAACGGCAAAATTCTGAAAACCGGAAAATTCGATGCGCTGCAATCAGAAAATCCTGATATTGAAACCGAAAAAATCGAAGGAGAACAAGTAGCTTTACCTGCCTTCACGGATTCCCATACCCATATCTGTTTCGGGGGTAACCGGGCAAATGATTTTGCGATGCGGAATGCCGGGAAAAGCTATCTTGAAATCGCTGAAATCGGCGGGGGAATCTGGAGTTCCGTGCAGCATACCAGGGAAGCATCCGAAGATATGCTTATGGATACCCTGATGCAAAGAATAGAATTCCTGGTATCATTGGGCATTACCACCATCGAAATTAAAAGCGGTTACGGCCTTGATAAAGACAATGAGCTGAAGATGTTGCGGATCATTAAAAAAGCACAGCAGAAAACCGAAGCTACTCTGGTACCGACCTGTCTTTCCGCCCATCTGAAACCGAGGGATTACAACGGCAGCAATGAAGAATATCTGAATTATATCCTCACGGAAATCCTCCCTGAGGTAAAAAAGGAAAACCTGGCCGATCGTGTGGATATTTTCATTGAAAAATCAGCATTCCAGCCTGAGGAAAGCAGGGAGTTCCTGCTCAAAACTAAAGCATTAGGTTTTGAAATCACCGTTCATGCCGATCAGTTTACTCCCGGAAGTTCAAGGATAGCCGTGGAAGTTGGTGCAAAATCAGCAGACCACCTGGAAGCAACGATTGAGGAGGACATTGCGTATCTCGCACAGTCAGATACGGTCGCTACAGCATTGCCTGGCGCAAGCCTCGGCCTTGGTGAAAAGTTCACTCCGGCCCGGAAGCTGCTCGATGCTGGTGCCATCCTGGCGATTGCCAGCGACTGGAACCCGGGGTCTGCTCCTATGGGCAACCTGATCGCACAGGCATCGATCCTGGCAACGTATGAAAAGCTTACTACCGCAGAAGTGCTTGCCGGAATAACCTTTAGGTCAGCATATGCACTGGGACTGAAAGACAGAGGAAGACTGGTAGAAGGCATGAAGGCGGATTTTATCACTTTTGCTACCGGTAATTTTCAGAATGTCCTGTACTACCAGGGGAGTTTAAAGCCTGAAAAAGTATACATCAGCGGAAATGAATCGAAAAGATAG
- the ruvB gene encoding Holliday junction branch migration DNA helicase RuvB, whose translation MPDFLHPDKDNFSREELLQEEQIRPQSFKDFAGQRKTLENLEVFVTAAKKRGGALDHVLLHGPPGLGKTTLANIIANELGVNCKITSGPVLDKPGSLAGLLTNLEENDVLFIDEIHRLSPVVEEYLYSAMEDYKIDIMLETGPNARSVQIGLNPFTLVGATTRSGMLTKPMLARFGIQSRLEYYSIELLSMIIQRSSRVLGVKIYEDAAIEIARRSRGTPRIANALLRRVRDFAEIKGNGEIEINITKYALNSLNVDEFGLDEMDNKIMRVMIENFKGKPVGISALATSIGENPETLEEVYEPFLIQEGFIIRTPRGREVTEKAYHHLNISKPRNPGELF comes from the coding sequence ATGCCAGATTTTTTACATCCGGATAAAGATAATTTTTCCCGCGAAGAACTTTTGCAGGAAGAGCAGATCCGTCCCCAGAGTTTCAAAGATTTTGCAGGGCAGCGGAAAACTTTGGAGAACCTTGAAGTATTTGTTACCGCTGCCAAGAAAAGAGGTGGTGCGCTGGACCATGTGCTATTGCACGGCCCTCCCGGACTGGGAAAAACCACTCTGGCAAACATTATTGCCAATGAGCTTGGCGTTAACTGTAAAATTACCTCAGGGCCTGTGCTGGATAAACCCGGCAGCCTTGCAGGACTGCTGACGAACCTGGAAGAAAACGACGTCCTGTTTATCGATGAGATCCACCGGCTCTCACCGGTTGTAGAGGAATACCTGTATTCCGCGATGGAAGATTATAAGATCGACATCATGCTGGAAACCGGTCCTAATGCCAGAAGTGTCCAGATCGGCCTGAACCCTTTTACCCTGGTAGGTGCAACCACCAGAAGCGGCATGCTGACGAAGCCTATGCTGGCAAGATTCGGCATCCAGAGCAGGCTGGAATATTACAGCATTGAGCTTTTATCCATGATTATCCAACGGAGCTCAAGGGTATTGGGTGTAAAGATTTATGAAGATGCTGCGATTGAAATTGCCCGCAGGAGCCGCGGGACACCAAGGATTGCGAATGCGCTGTTAAGAAGGGTACGCGACTTTGCCGAAATCAAAGGCAATGGGGAAATTGAAATCAACATCACCAAATATGCGTTGAATTCCCTGAATGTGGATGAATTTGGCCTTGATGAAATGGATAATAAAATCATGCGGGTGATGATTGAAAACTTTAAAGGAAAACCGGTAGGGATTTCTGCCCTAGCGACCTCCATTGGTGAAAACCCTGAAACGCTTGAGGAAGTCTATGAGCCGTTCCTGATCCAGGAAGGATTCATCATTCGGACTCCTAGAGGAAGAGAAGTAACCGAAAAGGCCTACCATCATCTGAACATTTCAAAGCCCAGAAATCCGGGAGAATTGTTTTAA
- a CDS encoding FMN-binding negative transcriptional regulator, with the protein MFIPKLYKSEDQQLMKEIISENAFALLISSADKIRATHSMMILNEDDPENLYIETHISKANPQAKVLNNGSEVLCDFLGTHTYISSSWYDHMNVSTWNYEAVQIYGTIELMTQEELYSHLEKLTFKYEKAQKCPVLVNDMGKDFVEKEMKGAFGIKIIPTEIFIKQKLSQNRKENDYLNIIRELEKGDSNAKAIAEKMQQLNT; encoded by the coding sequence ATGTTTATCCCTAAATTATATAAGAGCGAAGACCAGCAGCTGATGAAAGAGATCATCAGCGAAAATGCCTTTGCCCTGCTCATTTCATCCGCAGACAAGATCCGGGCGACCCATTCTATGATGATCCTGAATGAAGATGATCCTGAAAATCTGTACATAGAAACCCACATCTCTAAAGCAAATCCACAGGCCAAGGTACTCAACAATGGTTCAGAAGTCCTGTGTGACTTCTTAGGAACCCACACCTATATTTCCAGCAGCTGGTATGACCATATGAATGTTTCCACCTGGAATTATGAGGCGGTTCAGATTTACGGAACCATTGAGCTGATGACACAGGAAGAGCTGTACAGCCATCTGGAAAAGCTTACCTTTAAATATGAAAAAGCCCAAAAGTGCCCGGTACTGGTAAACGATATGGGAAAAGATTTTGTGGAGAAGGAAATGAAGGGAGCATTCGGCATCAAAATAATCCCAACGGAAATATTCATCAAACAGAAACTCTCACAGAACAGAAAGGAAAATGACTATCTGAATATCATCCGTGAGCTTGAAAAAGGTGACAGCAACGCAAAGGCTATTGCGGAAAAGATGCAACAACTGAATACATGA
- a CDS encoding MBL fold metallo-hydrolase translates to MKLYPIQCGKFKLDGGAMFGVVPKSLWEKTNPADERNLIELGTRSLLIEDGKKLILVDCGLGDKQDEKFFSHYSLWGDDKLDKNLKKYGFVREDITDVFLTHLHFDHCGGAIEWNDDRTGYRPAFKNAHFWTNENHWQWATEPNAREMASFLKENIIPIQESGQLNFLPLPKNGNFGFAPDLKMDVIFVDGHTEKQMLPVLQYQEKTIVFAADLIPTAGHINQVYVMGYDTRPLLTLEEKGKFLKQCIDNEYLLFFEHDAHHELASLTMTEKGVRLHETYSFNEVFGY, encoded by the coding sequence ATGAAACTATATCCGATACAATGCGGAAAATTTAAGCTGGATGGCGGTGCCATGTTTGGGGTCGTCCCCAAGAGCTTATGGGAGAAAACAAATCCGGCAGACGAAAGGAACCTTATTGAACTCGGTACCCGGTCCCTGCTCATCGAGGACGGTAAAAAACTGATCCTGGTAGACTGCGGACTGGGAGATAAGCAGGATGAAAAGTTCTTCAGCCACTACTCATTATGGGGCGATGATAAACTCGACAAGAATCTTAAAAAGTATGGCTTCGTGCGTGAGGATATCACCGATGTTTTCCTTACCCACCTGCACTTCGACCACTGTGGCGGAGCAATTGAATGGAACGATGACAGAACGGGTTACCGGCCTGCTTTCAAGAATGCCCATTTCTGGACCAACGAAAACCACTGGCAATGGGCAACCGAGCCTAACGCAAGGGAAATGGCAAGCTTCCTGAAAGAGAACATCATCCCGATACAGGAAAGCGGACAGCTGAATTTCCTGCCGCTTCCTAAAAATGGAAACTTCGGATTTGCACCGGACCTTAAAATGGATGTTATCTTTGTTGACGGGCATACGGAAAAGCAGATGCTTCCGGTACTCCAGTACCAGGAAAAAACTATTGTTTTTGCCGCAGACCTTATTCCTACCGCCGGCCATATCAACCAGGTATATGTAATGGGCTATGATACCAGGCCGCTTTTAACTTTAGAAGAGAAAGGCAAATTCCTGAAACAGTGCATCGATAATGAATACCTGCTGTTTTTCGAGCATGATGCCCATCATGAACTGGCCAGCCTTACCATGACCGAAAAGGGTGTAAGGCTTCATGAAACCTACAGCTTTAACGAAGTATTCGGATATTAA
- the coaE gene encoding dephospho-CoA kinase (Dephospho-CoA kinase (CoaE) performs the final step in coenzyme A biosynthesis.) yields MEELQSETQQAEPEPSRKIIGLTGGIGSGKTTVARFIEEFGFPVYYSDDRAKSIVNDNEALKSEIRALLGDHAYDSNGQYDRKFVAEKVFSNAELLHRLNEIIHPAVRLDFEDWIKRQSKYLIFKETALLFELKLNQQCDRSLLVTAEDNIRIKRVMDRDGKTYREIQAIMEKQMPEKEKIKLADCIIYNNSDLEDLKEQTERIVFDIE; encoded by the coding sequence ATGGAAGAATTACAATCAGAAACCCAGCAGGCAGAGCCGGAACCGTCGCGAAAGATTATCGGACTTACCGGAGGTATCGGTTCAGGTAAGACCACCGTTGCCCGCTTCATCGAAGAATTCGGATTTCCGGTCTATTATTCGGATGACAGGGCCAAGTCTATCGTGAATGACAATGAAGCTTTAAAATCTGAGATCCGGGCCCTTCTCGGTGACCATGCTTACGACAGCAACGGACAGTACGACAGGAAATTTGTTGCTGAAAAAGTGTTCAGCAATGCAGAACTCCTCCATCGGCTGAATGAGATCATCCATCCTGCCGTAAGACTGGATTTTGAAGACTGGATTAAAAGACAATCGAAATACCTCATCTTTAAAGAAACGGCCTTACTGTTTGAGCTGAAGCTGAACCAGCAGTGCGACCGTTCCTTACTGGTGACCGCAGAGGACAATATCAGGATTAAACGGGTGATGGACCGGGATGGAAAGACCTACCGGGAAATCCAGGCCATTATGGAGAAGCAGATGCCCGAAAAAGAGAAGATCAAGCTGGCTGACTGTATCATTTATAATAACTCAGATTTAGAGGACCTGAAGGAACAGACGGAACGCATCGTTTTCGATATTGAATAA